The proteins below come from a single Comamonas antarctica genomic window:
- the def gene encoding peptide deformylase translates to MAILPILCFPDPRLHKVAQPVTVVDERIQALVADMLATMYDAQGIGLAATQVDAHERVVVIDVSEERDQPMTLINPEILWASEDKQVGDEGCLSVPGIYDGVERSTSVRIRALDEKGQSREIEAEGLLAICIQHEMDHLMGKVFVEYLSPLKRNRIKTKLLKQQKQDR, encoded by the coding sequence ATGGCAATTCTTCCCATCCTCTGCTTTCCCGATCCACGCCTGCACAAGGTGGCCCAGCCGGTCACCGTGGTGGATGAACGCATCCAGGCGCTGGTGGCCGACATGCTCGCCACCATGTACGACGCCCAGGGCATCGGCCTGGCCGCGACCCAGGTCGACGCGCACGAGCGCGTGGTGGTCATCGATGTGTCCGAGGAGCGCGACCAGCCGATGACGCTGATCAACCCCGAGATCCTCTGGGCCAGCGAAGACAAGCAGGTCGGCGACGAAGGCTGCCTGTCGGTGCCCGGCATCTATGACGGCGTCGAGCGTTCGACCTCGGTCAGGATCCGCGCGCTCGATGAAAAGGGCCAGTCGCGCGAGATCGAGGCCGAAGGCCTGCTGGCCATCTGCATCCAGCACGAGATGGACCACCTGATGGGCAAGGTGTTTGTCGAATACCTGTCGCCGCTCAAGCGCAACCGCATCAAGACCAAGCTGCTCAAGCAGCAAAAGCAGGACCGGTGA
- the dprA gene encoding DNA-processing protein DprA yields MDQDELSAWLRLAQTPGISRALARRLLALCGSAPAVFTHPPTALRSVLDPAQMAALLTLAPAQRDAIQACTQWLQSAPEGLVHALITLGDARYPAGLLATEDPPLLLHVAGAARAFEGAAPLFPEQRALAVVGSRHPSAQGLIDAQRLAHELCAAGLCIVSGMALGIDGAAHEGALQAAQAGRAADAGPATIAVWGTGLDQPYPRRHAALAQRIARAGLLVSEYPLGAPPLPAHFPQRNRIISGLAQGTLVVEAALASGSLITARLALEQGREVFAIPGSIHAPQSRGCHALLRQGAKLVETAQDVLEELQGLPKAAAPATAPAGPRATAMERELLAALGFDPLGLDELVARTGWSAAQLQAALLELELAGRVARLAGGLFQRVERG; encoded by the coding sequence TTGGACCAGGACGAACTCTCGGCCTGGCTGAGGCTGGCGCAGACGCCGGGCATCAGCCGCGCGCTGGCGCGGCGCCTGCTCGCGCTGTGCGGCTCGGCGCCGGCGGTGTTCACGCACCCGCCCACGGCCTTGCGCAGCGTGCTCGACCCGGCGCAGATGGCTGCGCTGCTGACCCTCGCGCCAGCGCAGCGCGACGCCATCCAGGCCTGCACGCAATGGCTGCAGTCGGCGCCCGAGGGACTGGTGCATGCGCTGATCACGCTTGGCGATGCGCGCTACCCGGCCGGCCTGCTGGCCACCGAGGATCCTCCGCTGCTGCTGCATGTCGCCGGCGCCGCCCGGGCTTTCGAGGGCGCGGCGCCGCTGTTTCCCGAGCAGCGCGCGCTGGCCGTGGTCGGCAGCCGCCATCCCAGTGCCCAGGGCCTGATCGACGCGCAGCGCCTGGCGCACGAGTTGTGCGCGGCCGGCCTGTGCATCGTCTCGGGCATGGCGCTGGGCATCGATGGCGCGGCCCACGAAGGTGCGCTGCAGGCCGCGCAGGCCGGGCGCGCGGCCGATGCGGGTCCGGCCACGATTGCGGTCTGGGGCACGGGGCTGGACCAACCCTATCCGCGCCGGCATGCGGCGCTCGCGCAGCGCATTGCGCGCGCGGGCCTGCTTGTCAGCGAGTACCCGCTCGGCGCGCCGCCGCTGCCCGCGCATTTTCCGCAGCGCAACCGCATCATTTCCGGGCTGGCGCAAGGCACGCTGGTGGTCGAGGCGGCCTTGGCATCGGGCTCGCTGATCACTGCGCGGCTGGCGCTGGAGCAGGGGCGCGAGGTGTTTGCCATTCCGGGCTCGATCCACGCGCCGCAGTCGCGCGGCTGCCATGCGCTGTTGCGCCAGGGCGCGAAACTGGTCGAGACCGCACAGGACGTGCTGGAAGAGCTCCAGGGCCTGCCGAAAGCCGCCGCGCCCGCCACCGCGCCCGCCGGCCCGCGCGCGACGGCCATGGAAAGGGAACTGCTGGCCGCGCTGGGCTTCGATCCGCTCGGGCTCGATGAACTCGTGGCGCGCACCGGCTGGAGCGCGGCGCAACTGCAGGCAGCGCTGCTGGAGCTGGAACTCGCGGGCCGGGTGGCGCGGCTGGCGGGCGGCCTGTTCCAGCGCGTCGAGCGTGGCTGA
- a CDS encoding LysM peptidoglycan-binding domain-containing protein → MTAFSNARTVGVGAMLLAALSTLHAQNYPVTSAQRATARQVAQQGVPLSELSSTAPDEYTVRRGDTLWGISGMFLRRPWRWPELWGMNLEAIANPHLIYPGQVLYLDKSNGYARLRMGGAGAQGTPTVRLSPRTRSESLADMALPTLPAHLIEPFLVQPLVVDAERLAQAPRIVATTDERVIMATGDRAYVRGSADLVPRPDSAATRSWRIFREALPLTDPDTGEILGYEAQYMGKAELVEGETLVTLQDAKGELRENRVPATIDITDAKSEIYAGDRLLPAPERSYSNYVPHAPRGEVNARVVSLYGDSAIRYAAQNQVIAINRGTRDAMAAGQVLQLVTQGDVIQDKTTEQREQMQLPRERNGLAMVFRTFDRVSYALILEVRRPVVVGDHLVAPR, encoded by the coding sequence ATGACGGCATTTTCCAATGCGCGGACCGTCGGCGTCGGGGCCATGCTGCTGGCCGCGCTGTCCACGCTGCATGCCCAGAACTATCCGGTGACGTCTGCGCAGCGCGCCACCGCCCGGCAGGTGGCGCAGCAGGGCGTGCCGCTGAGCGAGCTGTCCTCGACCGCCCCCGACGAGTACACCGTGCGCCGCGGCGACACGCTGTGGGGCATCTCCGGCATGTTCCTGCGCCGGCCCTGGCGCTGGCCCGAGCTTTGGGGCATGAACCTCGAAGCGATTGCCAATCCGCATCTGATCTATCCCGGCCAGGTGCTCTACCTCGACAAGAGCAACGGCTATGCGCGCCTGCGCATGGGTGGCGCCGGCGCGCAGGGCACGCCCACGGTGCGGCTGTCGCCGCGCACGCGCAGCGAGAGCCTGGCCGACATGGCGCTGCCCACGCTGCCCGCGCATTTGATCGAGCCCTTCCTGGTGCAGCCGCTGGTGGTCGATGCCGAGCGGCTCGCGCAGGCGCCGCGCATCGTCGCCACGACCGACGAACGCGTGATCATGGCCACGGGCGACCGCGCCTATGTGCGCGGCAGCGCCGACCTCGTGCCGCGGCCCGACTCGGCGGCCACGCGCTCCTGGCGCATCTTCCGCGAAGCCCTGCCGCTCACGGACCCGGACACGGGCGAGATCCTGGGCTATGAAGCCCAGTACATGGGCAAGGCCGAACTGGTCGAGGGCGAGACCCTGGTGACGCTGCAGGACGCCAAGGGCGAGCTGCGTGAAAACCGGGTGCCGGCGACCATCGACATCACCGATGCGAAAAGCGAGATCTATGCGGGCGACCGGCTGCTGCCCGCGCCCGAGCGCAGCTACTCGAACTATGTGCCGCACGCGCCCCGGGGCGAGGTCAACGCGCGCGTGGTCTCGCTCTACGGCGATTCCGCGATCCGCTACGCGGCGCAGAACCAGGTGATCGCCATCAACCGCGGCACGCGCGACGCCATGGCCGCAGGCCAGGTGCTGCAGCTCGTGACCCAGGGCGATGTGATCCAGGACAAGACCACCGAACAGCGCGAACAGATGCAGCTGCCGCGCGAGCGCAATGGCCTGGCCATGGTGTTTCGCACTTTCGACCGCGTGTCCTATGCGCTGATCCTCGAGGTGCGGCGGCCCGTTGTGGTCGGCGACCACCTGGTCGCGCCGCGCTGA